From the Magnetococcales bacterium genome, the window AACACGGTTGAGCCACTAGAGTTGCAGCATGAGGGAGTCCGTTTGACTGCGTCCGCCCAACCACTGGGGGGGAGCCGAGTTGTTCTGGTGGTTGCGGGCGGCAACGAGATCCAGGGTGGGCAGATGGCCGGCCCTGGCCTTGCTGACGCCATCGTGGGCAATCTCCTTGTCAAGACGGGCTTCAAGCAGGCCTGGATTGCTTTGCAGGGCGTTGGCGATCCAGGCGGTGATGTCGTCGGGGTCCGGGTGGTGCAGGGGAATCGGCTCGGGCAGAGGTTGCAACCGGGTGAGATACTGGCTGGTTCCGACAATCTCATGCAGAGCTTCCTCAGCGTTTTCCACGGCGTTGGCCGCATCGATGACACCGGTCTGGGCCAAATCATGGCCGGCCTGGGCCTCAAAGAGATCCGTGCGGATGGCGGAGCCCACACGCAGGCGCTCCTTGACCATCTCCAGGCGCACGGCCATGGTTTTCTTTTCCGCTTCGTTCACAGCCAGGGTCTCCCAGGCCAGGAGCAGATCGAAATAACGCTGCGCCACACGCATCACCAGACCTTGTTCGGCGGTGGCATAAGCCAGGATGGCTTTTTCCTGTTCCTTCTCCGCCTGGCGTAAATCCACGATGTTGTCCCAGTGGAAAAGTGGCACATTCAGTGTCAGGGTCTGGGCCGTCACGCCATAGCTTGTGGGAAAGGTCTCCCGTTGCTTCATGCTGGCTGCACTGGCCTGGGCCGACAGGGAGGGAAGCAGCCTGGCGAGACTTTGGGGGCGACGCTCCATGGCCACCATTTTTTGTTCCCTGGCCATCTGAAATGCAGCGTCCCGGATGGATGCGAGTTGGTAGAGTTGGGGAAGGGTCACCACATCCGCAGCGGCGGTCTGGGCACACAAGCCAAGGCAATCCAATATCAGCATCCATGTTCAATATCTCACGCGACGCCTCCTTGTTGAGTTTCTCATGGCGCTTTGAAATGGGGGTCCAGGGGACTGGCTCCCTGGCAAACCCAGGACAGAGTCCTGGTGGGGCTCGAAACAAAGCCCTGACAAGACAGGGTGCCGACTGGCGACGACTAAAATTTGACCCCACAGGTACGTGACCGGCGTTTATGGTGATCCATGCGGCAGGCGTGCCCAAAATAGACCTCCAGGGTCGCCTGTATGGATCCGTCGGGTTGGGGATAAAGGCTGCGGTAGATCGCTTCCAGCTCGTGCACAAACCCCTTGCCGGTCAGACCAGGGTGGCGGACGTGGTGATGGTTGCCTGCCCCCAGATGCTTAAGTCGCCGGAGAAGATCGGAGACCGAAGGGAAGGCAAGACGGTGATAATCCCGGTCCATCACCGGGATGGCCAGGCCGCTGGCGATCAGGTCATCGCCAACCCGGCGCATGTCCGGTGTTGCCAAGACGCGGGGCCACATGCGACCATGGCGTTGCTGATCGAGCGTGGCCAGGGCGCGGCGCAACTCCTTCAGGGTTTCGTCGCCGCAGGTGGTGAAAAGAAACATGCCCTCGGGGCGCAAAACGCGGCGCACCTCCCGG encodes:
- a CDS encoding methyltransferase domain-containing protein, with protein sequence MNAYSSYHDCEPDFSPPLSLVDRGRLWCALARADATEPLAQIATALVARLEDIRLQPGHILDLGDRSGVVAALSHSRWPQASLTRVGLDPVTPRRFPPHPNPGEAPHPALTADLAHLPLADASFDLVISNMALHWCAEPGPVFREVRRVLRPEGMFLFTTCGDETLKELRRALATLDQQRHGRMWPRVLATPDMRRVGDDLIASGLAIPVMDRDYHRLAFPSVSDLLRRLKHLGAGNHHHVRHPGLTGKGFVHELEAIYRSLYPQPDGSIQATLEVYFGHACRMDHHKRRSRTCGVKF
- a CDS encoding TolC family protein, with amino-acid sequence MLILDCLGLCAQTAAADVVTLPQLYQLASIRDAAFQMAREQKMVAMERRPQSLARLLPSLSAQASAASMKQRETFPTSYGVTAQTLTLNVPLFHWDNIVDLRQAEKEQEKAILAYATAEQGLVMRVAQRYFDLLLAWETLAVNEAEKKTMAVRLEMVKERLRVGSAIRTDLFEAQAGHDLAQTGVIDAANAVENAEEALHEIVGTSQYLTRLQPLPEPIPLHHPDPDDITAWIANALQSNPGLLEARLDKEIAHDGVSKARAGHLPTLDLVAARNHQNNSAPPQWLGGRSQTDSLMLQL